The DNA sequence TCCTTAGATCGCCATTCCCATGGAAAACAACTTGCGGGGaagaaataaacaaagaatCCCACTCCTTCTCAGACCCAACATCAATCAAAGCTCCACTATGATGCTCCCCTTCAATCCTAGCCCAATGCCTCCCATCCTGACTAATAGCCAAACCAGGCAAGGACTTCAAAACCTTCCCTTTCCCATTTCCATTCCCACAACTCACACCATCATTGATCATTCCATCAGGGTTTTCCACACTGAACTCCAGAGAATGATCAGAAAACTCCATCCTCTCAGAAACAAAGCCAGTGTAGTAAAGCCAGTAAACAGCACTAGAGGCTCTAACCCTAGAACTAGACATGATCACCATCTCAGAAGGCCTAATGCCACCAGTGTCAAAACCCCACCAATCCTTTCCACAGCTAATCACAAACCCCACATCAGAACTTGACCTAGCAGGGCCTCCACCACGCTCCCAATGAACCCCATTCTTTGAAACAGCCAACCCTATCAAATCAGAAGAAGGgtacccttttgccctcccatGGTACCACATGTACCACCTCTCTTCTTCATCACTCAGAAACCTCTTCACCACTGGGGAACCTATGTCAGCACTGTCCCAAGAGTTTGAAGGACCCAAATCAAGCACCAACCCTCTTGAGGAAGAGGAATGTGATGACCCCAAAGGTGGTGGTGATGAAGAAAAGGCTTCACTTGATGATGAATCTGATGATTGTGGTGCATTCTGGGAGTTTGAAATTGAATTGGGTTGTTCATTGTTGGGATTATTGGTGTGCTGTGTCTCGCTGTTGGCGCTGGTGTCTGGTTTTGTGGAGCAGCGTAGGAAAGATGGAAACTTTGAGGAGATTGGAGAGAGGGTGGTGGAGTTATTGGGTTTGGAGGAACATGCCCATGAGGGAATTAAGGTTGTTGGGGGTGTTAAGCGTTGgaaaattgaaacttttgaaAGGTTGGTGTTGCGGGGTTGCAATGAAGGAAGTGCCATTGATGATGCTATTATGTCCATGGCTGTTGAACGGTTTTGCACGAGGAACACGAGTTTGAGGGCCAAATGAGTGGACGATGACAGGGGGAAGAAGTTGAAGTTTGAAGAGGGAATTTgaatgagacaaaaaaaaaaaaaagatgtgttTTTGTGTGGTGCAAGTTTAACTAACACAAAGGGTGGAAAAGAATTGCAATGAATGAGAGGAGGGttctttgtttttgtgttaACGACTCAAACTCAATGGTTGTGTTTGTAATAATATGTGAAAATTTTGGGGGTGATGGACTCAAagcatggtggtggtggtgtatATTTAGCCcaagttttttattattatttttttatttttggttggtTCAGATGGATTTTGTTCCACTTTCCACGCAAGAGGTCAACCAACTTGTGAGGAAAGGGAAGTGGCATTGTCTGAAACATGATCCAATTTTACGCATCACAACTTCAAAGCATTATTTGGAAATGACCATTGGGGTCTCACTTGCTTCTCTTCTTTTGGAATTGGATCCCTTTTATTTTAGGTGCAAATTTGTGTGGTGTAATTTAGTTTGCGGTcgtgcaagaagaattggatacgaaatttagtttcattttttaacCACTTTATCTTTAGTTTTTAATTGTGTCGAACCATATAATTCATGTAAtcgaattttattttgataccaaaaaatcaaagataatgtCAGAATTTACAATAACTTGTATATATTACTtaaccaattaaattaaattccacTTTTACATATAACCCATATCATCATCaagtaaaataagattttattgttgatatttgttgttttaattattaattacattttcctcCCATTCAAAGTTTTAatacacacagacacacaaatatttgatatttcagaagaaaacatcaaaacaaacaaggatctaagttttgtcctaaTATTATTGGATCAGTTCCATAGATATGTTTAAAGAAACTGACACATGTGGACATACAggctgctgttttttttttttttttgatagaaAAGGATATAAATCCAATAATTTATGTGATCTTCTTTTCGTTTGATTTTGCTGCAGTCTAGACATTTTGTAAAACCAGAACTGTGAAAGTGTCCACTAAAGAATATCTTTACATactataatatttcttttatattctttCCATAATACTATAATAGTTCTTTTCAACAGCAAAATTGACAAAGCTTGGAAGGAGATAAAGAAATGGTATCGCTTTTCCTTGAAGAAAAGTATGTAGAAACGAACAGTAACCAATCCTTTAGTCAGTGTAATCCACCCCTTTCTGCTGTTCTATATTTAATTTACGGACTTTGTACTTTAAAATAGAACTGGCACATTAATATAGagattatgatttttctttagatCCTCACGACACACTTCATTTTCTATGCAGGACAAATTCTCATTGAGAAtgggatttattttttttccattagtGCTTCTCTGCATAGATGAACTTTTCTCAAGTTTGATTCTCTTCAACCACATTTTCACACCTAcatattgattattttaaagatctttgtaatttaaaactgagtgagtatttttcttttctttatcttcactactctccttccttttcttcaTGTACAATTTGTTGCATAGACTGTTGCACTAAGCCGATAGGTTCTATGAATCAACCCAATTTATATCATctttgatttcaaaatttaataaattaaccaAATGACTCATTTATTTAGTTCTATTCTAACATAAATTTGACTTTAATTTAGAACCTGCTGATAATATCTCCAAAAATTATTGTTAGGAGGAGAATATGTTATAATCCAAATGGAATCAATCTTGAATTGAGTATAGTCCGGAAGTTAATTTGAAAACGTTTTTATGATACAAATTATACACTttaacattttcttattttctactATTTGATATTTTCTTAGCATTTTTTTCCTGTGAATTAGATATTTAgattgattatttttcttttatacaaTTAGACCAAAAAAGCAAactctttaaaaaaagtttgaatGATCCAACCATTGCATATTCCCTCAGGAAGCCATGCTTCTAAATATTTTGAAGACTAAATTATACTCACTTTACTGCACGTGAGATAACATTCGAAATCTTCAACAAACAATGTAATTGTTTACACTGGAAACTCGATCTGGATGAAATCGGTATAAGACAGAAAACAAATTATACCAGAATTTACAACGAGAAATTCATAGTTGATGGTTTAAGGTTTGTCAAACTCCAATAATAGTGGTAAATTTTGCGTAGCAATAATTGGCACTGCAAATACTTTCAAACCCTGTGTAGCAAGTAATCTATGTATGTTTATCAAGGAAACACATTTTAGTGATGGCATGTGCAAAGAAACTCCATGAAAAACTGGTTAATGATCAAATTGACAACAAAAGAGAGAGCTTAACACAAGATCTCCTCAAGGCATGTGTTAGCTACTAACAAAACTTGGGTAGCCTGGAAGAAATGATCCGCGCATGAAattttggtaaatttttttattgcagcCATCTAatacaacaaataaatatttcaccTAATATCAGGGAAGAAGAACGCACTTTTCAGTGGCTGAATGGTAAATATTATTGTCAGAGCCAATTTTTCAAGAGCTAAACACTCAATGTATTGTAACTTAGCCCCCGTAAAAGTCACCAATCACCACCTCGACTCAATCTCTCCGCTGCTGCCTCGGCTTTCTGTTTCTCCacaatttcaagcatcttggGATTGAAGAAACGATCACGAACATATTTCCTCTCCTCAGCTTGTATCTCCTTGATGGCACTAGGATATGGATTTTGAGGAAGTCTCTTCCCTTGAAGACGTGCAATTTCCTTCAAACGGGTATATGCtttcttctttgtcttcttctcTGTCAGATATTCCATCTAGAAAGCgggaatcaaagaaaaaaaatccaactgATTGTTAGAGGACAAAAGGGTAAAACAAATTGTAGAGATAACATATTCAGGAACCAATTTAGGTTACATACATCAGCTATAGCCATAGCTTGCTCCTCACTAATGCCCTGCTCCTTCAATTCAAGAACCCTCAAGGCAAATACACGAGACGGAGGGGGATCAAAAGCATGAAACCTGTTGAAACATTAATCATGTATATGAATAAGTGATTAATGCATTTGATGCTTCAACTTCATTACTTCCATGAAAAGGCAGACATGGGCTAGAGCCTACTTAAAAGTTCTCTTAATGAAAATGGAGGCAAAATGCAAAATATTAATCTACTCTATGCATCCAATATATGTCAGCCATCAATTAGTAACAACCATTCCTTTGAGGAATTCTTAGCAAATTGATAAAACCAGCATATAGTGCAGCATGTATAATGCATTGAATTAAGAAACCAAGTACATCAAAAActatttgttgaaaaataaaacttgagtATCTCTCataaccattaaaaaaatataagcaaacaATTATAACTTATCAGATAGCAGAAACAAAGACACAGACATATACTATTTTGCAAAGTCCAAGAGAGAAGTTTTGAAACAGGTTATTAATAGTTACATATTTAAGAACTCAGCCCGCCCCCTAAAAGGGCAAgtccaaaaaattaaagaaagagaATTAGAGAACTTCTTTCCAGTTTCCATTGTTTTGACAGCAAGGAAATAAGGAACTCAATTATATACTTGAACCCCCACAAAAAGTAGTTCTAAATGAGAAATATTCATTATAACTAGAGTAAAACCAGATTCTAAACAGTGTTATTAATGGTGGAAAACATGCCATTGCAGCCTATGGTGCTGCCATAGCTGGATTCCCTTCACAAATTGCATGTGGTGGTTGGCAAAAAATCTGCCACGCATTCCGTCATGGCGGCCACAGTGCCACTATTTAGCAACAATGATTCTAAAtgcctattaaaaaaaatatgacagaTCTATTACCTAGAAATAAAAGGCTAACTCAAACgtgaatcaacaaaataaacatCAGTCAAGAATATAATTGATATTGCAAACAAAGACACTGTTTAGAGAGGAAATACAAGGGACATGTAATGAATTTAGTGTGTTTGAATTACATGGCAGAGCATATACTTATATTAAGTGTATACTTATATTAAGTGTTAAATACAAGGATAATTACACATAATTACAAGAATATAGCATTACTCTAGCTAACATATAATTCTGCCTTATTAACATTATTACTATAATTACATTATTTCCAACACTTCCCCTCAAGCTAGAGCATATAAGAGATATTTGTCTTACACGCTCCAGCTTAGTGGGAGAATCCCAAGACCTAAGTAAGATCTTTGTCTTCATACGTGAGAGCTTTTCTTGACAAAACCAgcatatattgatattttttttcttttaatgtgcAACATgtgtaatacaaaaaaaaaaaaaaaaaactcaataagttttaagaaatcaagtaaatcgaaACCCATTCATTGGAAAAAGAACACTTGAGTATCTCAACTCAAccattaaaagaatatataagaaaacattatcagtagaaacaaatcaaagacacagcACATACTATTGTGCACAGCCCAAGTGAGAAGGTGTAAGAACCTAAGGAGAACCACACCACAAAAGTTAACTATTGTAGTTGCCTGTTAGCACAGTGTATTATACATTTATACTGAACTAAGCAGTTTACATGCTTATTTAGACATTCAGATAAATAATCATGCTAAGAAAGGGACACAATCTAAAaattccatccaaacacactatagtTAGTAAACAGGGTGTTACATTACAGCAAAGGTAGCTGGCTACAGGCTGTACACATGACAGCTGATCAGGTAACTGGGGGAATGTTGAGTTACTTATTCTGTTAGTGTTAGGCATAGTAACCAAATCAGGAAAAAACCAATATGGTTGAGAAAATGAGGAAGAGaatttgttaattgttataTGAAAAAAGTGGCAGAGGGTGTGGGATTTGTGAAGTATTCTCTTATTCCTGGTGTTccctctttcttattttttcttctcttgtaTTGCCTATTCTGTTTGGATAGACTAGGATTTCAGTTCTTCCATATTGTAACACTGATTTAGATGGACATTTATACTGTTTAGGAATTTCTGTTGCAATCTATTGTGCTGGTACTGTTAAATTGCAGGGTAATCACAACACAAGGAAACAAGTTCATCCTTACTACTATACTAGGAATCAAATAGGAACTCGAAAGATAAGAGCCTGTTTATTTTAAGGCAATACTTTCTGacttttcattgttttcaccATTTCACATAAAGATTTTTAAAACAGgaaacaaagtaaaaataaattgacattTGGGTAACTAAAACATTTCCCTAAACCAAATAGGCATGACATTCTGATTTCCCTCATTTTCACGAACCTAAATTTAAAACCTTGCCTACAATTTTCTCTTGTGGCCACGTCATATTACAACATAGAGACCAGACACATAGCAAGATAGCACCACATCATACAGCAATACAGAAACAAGAACTAGATGCCCAAACATTGCAAATGGAACAAAAACTAGATACAAGGTAAAAGGGAAATACTTTATGGCGTCATGGGATTTGGATTCCGGATATTTCTTATAAAACTTCTTCACATAAACATCCTCGGGAAGAGTAATGGTCGGAATTTTCCCGGCAGACCGAGGAAACGTTGCAGGTGGTGCCCTGATAAACACAGTAAACAATAAAACATTAcacaatttccaaaaaaaaaaacaaacaaaccataACCATGATCAAATAAACATTCAGAATAAAAATTCAGTGAATCCCAAAAATTCCCAAAATCATTAAACTCAGAAAAGAAAGTCTAGACCAAGACTTAAAAATAGAACATCACAAGCACAATAACcctttagtataaaaaaaaaaaaaaaacattacacaatttttcaaaacaaaaataaataaggatCCTCACAATGctcaaataaacattcaaaataaaaattcagtgAATCCCAAGCATTCCTTTTACCGTTAAACTCTGAAAGTGAAATCTAGACCAATACCTGAAAAATGAATATCACAACCATAACCCTTAATTGGAGTCagcaaacataaataaaaaaaatgaatttttaaaaagtgaaatCATGAAACCGAAAAAGGTGCCATTTTTTCAAAAGTGATAAAAACCCAGAAGGGGGATTCTCAAATGGCAAAGGAAaaatgcaaaatcagaatgcaaAAGACAAAGATTGAAGAGAATGAATCAGAAATTAGAGAGATTAACTGTTCCATGGCTTTGAGCCACGCGGGTTGCGCCTTGGCCAAACCCTTCACGAGCTTCCTCGTTCGAGAAAGAAAATCCCCTCGCATAAACGACAtcgttttgtttcttctttgaaATGCTTTCTCTCTGTTACTAGTTTGCGTCTTGCTGTTGGATGTGTTGCACTGAGGAATATGAACGAATAGAACGAAAACGCAcaaagttttgttttggtcgATTTTAGTAATCTGAAAATTTCCCTTTTTTCCTATTTCCCTTTTCACATTGCTACTTCAACATGACACTATGACAGTGATAAAATaaggtttatttattattttgatgatctttaggtttaattaattaCTCCGAGTCCttgtatttttacaaaatttccaattagttgtttgaattttttcttttcttttaactgAGTCCtggaacttttattttttttcaaatgagtccctaacttttatttatttttcaatggaatATTTCCATCTAATAATCATTACCAAAAAATAATctcaaataactaaaaaaatatgtagatAGTGATCCTTCTAGAGTATTGTAACTTTATAAGGAAATAACTTAGttaaatttgagatttttttttaagttttaatattttaaaaaggcaTATAATTGTAAAGAAATACCTTACTTGAATTGACCTAAAAATGTTAaaacttcataaaaatattttattattgactcAGTTATGTATATAACACATTCTAAAATCACCAATCTTTTTGTATGTACCTCTAATTATATCTTtgtgattattttttcataatgaCAATTAGATAAGGgattcaattgaaaaataaataaaaattcaaagacccaattaaaagaaaaaagtttagggactcaattgaaaatttgataaaagtaTAGGACCTATAGATTAAtgaacttttaatttattttttaagttcaatttgatctttttgtttttaaaaattaaaaaata is a window from the Glycine max cultivar Williams 82 chromosome 2, Glycine_max_v4.0, whole genome shotgun sequence genome containing:
- the LOC100527021 gene encoding uncharacterized protein LOC100527021 (The RefSeq protein has 2 substitutions compared to this genomic sequence), which gives rise to MSFMRGDFLSRTRKLVKGLAKAQPAWLKAMEQAPPATFPRSAGKIPTITLPEDVYVKKFYKKYPESKSHDAIKFHAFDPPLSRVFALRVLELKEQGISEEQAMAIADMEYLTEKKTKKKAYTRLKEIARLQGKRLPQNPYPSAIKEIRAEERKYVRDRFFNPKMLEIVEKQKAEAAAERLSRGGDW
- the LOC100794036 gene encoding uncharacterized protein, whose product is MDIIASSMALPSLQPRNTNLSKVSIFQRLTPPTTLIPSWACSSKPNNSTTLSPISSKFPSFLRCSTKPDTSANSETQHTNNPNNEQPNSISNSQNAPQSSDSSSSEAFSSSPPPLGSSHSSSSRGLVLDLGPSNSWDSADIGSPVVKRFLSDEEERWYMWYHGRAKGYPSSDLIGLAVSKNGVHWERGGGPARSSSDVGFVISCGKDWWGFDTGGIRPSEMVIMSSSRVRASSAVYWLYYTGFVSERMEFSDHSLEFSVENPDGMINDGVSCGNGNGKGKVLKSLPGLAISQDGRHWARIEGEHHSGALIDVGSEKEWDSLFISSPQVVFHGNGDLRMYYHSFDVERGHFGVGIARSRDGIRWVKLGKIMGGGKVGSFDEFGVMNPCVTRNRSGGNYVMTYEGVAADGRRSIGLAVSPDGLKEWARRQDEAILKPSDQGCWDDKDVGSPCLVEMDTEGDEWRLYYRGVGNGGRVGIGMAISEGRDIGSFRRWTGFHV